A part of Patescibacteria group bacterium genomic DNA contains:
- a CDS encoding ABC transporter ATP-binding protein gives MNYELNAEQNKKKISAWAAIRGLWPLLSGERSILIYAGFATLANSLVNLIAPLLIAHVVDTYIVAKQFSGVLTFASILLGLYLFGLGTSYGQTRLMGGVGQRVLFNLRTKIFGKLQELPVAFFNANKAGDLISRINNDTDKLNQFFSQTLVQFVGSIVIMVGAAIFLLSINFKLGAAALAPAVALFFFTRILSPWVKRTNAASMTSTGDLSAEVSESLNNFKVVVAFNRRDFFRKRFEVANDGNYKSAVSAGVANNVFTPVFGFSSNLAQLIVLAYGVHLISTGNFSLGLLIGFLSYVSNFYNPLRQLAALWSNFQVALAGWDRISAILQMHGEMVTVPISEIGTVEKQSSSTLLEFKDVSFRYTEDKEVLHHVNFILERGKTYALVGPTGGGKTTTASLMARLYDPSAGAVLLGGRDIRTFDAVERTHKIGFILQEPLLFSGTVRENILYGNEKYKDFSSEKLVGVIHAAGLESLLVRFEGGLEAKVATSGDALSLGQKQLIAFMRAVLREPELLILDEATANIDTVTEQLLEDILKKLPKTTTLVIIAHRLNTIENADEIFFVNAGEIIRAGSMEHAVEMLLHGKRDS, from the coding sequence ATGAATTACGAACTTAACGCCGAACAAAATAAAAAGAAAATTTCCGCATGGGCTGCTATCCGTGGACTTTGGCCTCTGCTTTCAGGCGAACGAAGCATTTTGATCTACGCTGGTTTTGCCACGCTCGCCAACTCGCTCGTCAACCTTATCGCGCCGCTGCTCATTGCTCACGTCGTCGACACATACATTGTGGCTAAACAATTTAGCGGCGTGTTGACGTTCGCATCGATTTTACTAGGACTCTATCTTTTCGGTTTGGGTACGAGTTATGGACAGACACGACTCATGGGAGGCGTGGGACAACGCGTGCTGTTTAATTTGCGCACCAAAATTTTCGGGAAGTTGCAGGAATTGCCTGTAGCTTTTTTCAACGCTAACAAAGCCGGAGATCTTATCTCACGCATCAACAACGACACGGACAAGCTCAACCAATTTTTCTCGCAAACCTTGGTGCAATTTGTCGGCAGTATTGTCATTATGGTTGGCGCGGCCATTTTCCTGCTCTCAATTAATTTTAAATTGGGTGCCGCCGCGCTTGCCCCAGCTGTAGCTTTATTTTTCTTCACCCGAATTCTCTCGCCGTGGGTCAAACGTACTAACGCTGCTTCAATGACTTCAACGGGAGATCTTTCAGCAGAGGTTTCGGAAAGTCTCAATAATTTCAAAGTAGTGGTAGCTTTTAATCGCCGCGATTTTTTCCGTAAACGTTTTGAGGTGGCGAACGATGGTAATTACAAATCAGCTGTGAGCGCCGGTGTGGCCAACAACGTCTTCACTCCTGTGTTCGGATTTTCTTCAAACCTCGCGCAACTTATTGTGCTTGCGTATGGAGTGCACCTTATCAGCACGGGCAATTTTTCACTCGGATTACTCATCGGCTTTTTGTCTTACGTTTCAAATTTTTACAATCCGCTTCGTCAGCTTGCGGCCTTGTGGTCAAACTTTCAAGTGGCGCTTGCCGGTTGGGATCGTATTTCGGCGATTCTTCAAATGCACGGGGAAATGGTAACGGTTCCTATTTCAGAAATTGGAACAGTGGAGAAACAATCGAGTAGCACGTTGCTCGAGTTTAAAGATGTTTCTTTTAGGTATACCGAAGACAAAGAAGTTTTGCATCATGTTAATTTCATCCTTGAGCGAGGGAAAACCTATGCGCTTGTTGGACCAACTGGAGGCGGCAAAACCACCACGGCATCCCTAATGGCGCGTCTCTACGATCCATCTGCTGGTGCGGTGCTTCTTGGTGGACGAGATATTCGAACGTTTGATGCAGTGGAACGCACGCACAAGATTGGATTTATTTTGCAGGAGCCACTACTTTTTTCTGGAACTGTACGGGAAAATATTTTGTACGGTAACGAAAAGTATAAAGATTTCTCAAGTGAAAAGCTGGTCGGCGTCATTCATGCTGCGGGGCTTGAAAGTTTGCTTGTGCGTTTTGAAGGAGGTCTGGAAGCCAAAGTGGCTACATCTGGCGACGCGCTTTCTCTTGGTCAGAAACAATTGATTGCCTTTATGCGAGCGGTGCTTCGTGAACCTGAACTTCTCATTCTCGATGAAGCAACCGCCAACATCGATACCGTGACCGAACAGTTGCTCGAAGATATTTTGAAAAAATTACCAAAAACCACGACACTGGTGATCATCGCGCACCGATTGAACACGATTGAAAATGCAGACGAAATTTTCTTTGTAAATGCTGGTGAAATTATTCGGGCGGGATCAATGGAGCATGCGGTCGAGATGCTTCTCCACGGTAAGCGTGACAGCTAG
- a CDS encoding DNA polymerase IV, which produces MPKIVQKKISRSEGEEDTEASKPNVKEKAILHMDGDAFFVGVEIAKNPKLRGLPVVTGEERGIVSALSYEAKALGVIRGMPIFRLKKDFPKVIILPGDYASYARYSSKMFDIVRRYADDVEEYSIDECFADLTGLEATLKMTYRQMAERIKQEINNELDLSVSIGVAPTKVLAKVASKWVKPKGLTVITAKTAGDFLSQTPIEKIWGIGGQTSQKMWRNGIKTAKDFIDKDLNWVRHFFPKPDEVIWQELSGISVMPIDPNAKTTYSSIQKTRTFHPATNDKNFLLAQLSKNIEEACTKARHYKLVPKKLSLFLKTQDFQYTTSLVSLPSPTNAPEVLMTLAGEQLKNMHKRGILYRTTGVTLRELVPDSVSQADLFGSRELADKFEVIHKRIDSLENKLGKRVVHLASTHAALKPKGKFGKKAKDNEPTDFDDLDRDLLFL; this is translated from the coding sequence GTGCCTAAAATTGTTCAAAAGAAAATATCGAGGAGTGAAGGCGAGGAAGACACTGAGGCTAGCAAGCCGAACGTGAAAGAAAAAGCCATCTTACACATGGACGGAGATGCGTTTTTTGTTGGTGTGGAAATTGCTAAAAACCCGAAGCTCAGGGGGTTGCCTGTGGTTACGGGAGAAGAACGCGGGATTGTCTCAGCGCTCTCCTATGAAGCCAAGGCGCTCGGTGTTATTCGGGGCATGCCGATATTTAGATTGAAGAAGGATTTTCCAAAAGTAATTATTTTACCGGGGGATTATGCTTCCTATGCTCGCTACTCGAGCAAGATGTTTGATATTGTGCGCAGGTACGCCGATGACGTGGAAGAATACAGTATCGATGAATGTTTCGCTGATTTAACGGGACTTGAGGCCACACTTAAAATGACGTATCGGCAAATGGCTGAGCGGATTAAACAAGAAATAAATAATGAGCTCGATCTCTCGGTTTCAATTGGTGTAGCGCCGACGAAAGTTTTGGCGAAAGTGGCGTCGAAATGGGTGAAGCCAAAGGGTCTCACGGTCATCACCGCAAAAACTGCAGGAGATTTCTTGTCGCAGACACCAATTGAAAAAATCTGGGGCATCGGCGGCCAGACTTCCCAAAAGATGTGGCGTAACGGCATTAAAACGGCCAAAGATTTTATAGATAAAGATTTAAATTGGGTTAGACATTTTTTCCCTAAACCGGACGAAGTAATTTGGCAGGAGCTTTCTGGAATTTCGGTGATGCCGATAGATCCGAATGCAAAAACTACTTATTCTTCAATTCAAAAAACTCGAACGTTTCATCCTGCGACCAACGATAAAAATTTTCTGTTAGCCCAACTTTCAAAAAATATCGAAGAAGCTTGCACCAAAGCGAGGCATTACAAGCTGGTTCCCAAAAAGCTTTCTTTGTTTCTAAAAACTCAAGATTTTCAATACACGACCTCTCTTGTGTCGCTGCCGTCACCGACCAACGCTCCGGAAGTTTTAATGACACTGGCCGGCGAGCAATTAAAAAATATGCACAAGCGTGGCATTTTGTATCGTACGACTGGAGTAACCTTGCGTGAGTTAGTTCCAGATTCAGTTTCGCAAGCGGATTTGTTTGGTAGTAGGGAATTGGCGGATAAATTTGAGGTCATCCACAAACGGATTGATTCTTTAGAAAATAAACTTGGTAAGCGGGTGGTGCATCTGGCTTCGACTCACGCTGCGCTGAAACCCAAGGGTAAGTTTGGGAAAAAAGCGAAAGATAATGAGCCGACAGATTTCGATGATTTGGATAGAGATTTGTTATTTTTGTAA
- a CDS encoding CAP domain-containing protein, with protein MKRLTKKLIIPHEGNNFHPYLLRASGIFAFLLLIVGSFVTSTLYFKVLQKNNFLAAILPSILIDLANSDRTTLALNTLTVSPTLEQAAQMKADDMAQKSYFAHTSPEGLNPWYWFSKAGYSFAFAGENLAIKFDDSDTVNTAWMNSPSHRANILNEHFTEIGVATSRGVYEGQETIFVVQMFGNPSPKPATTTPQNLATTTEQHGATTTTALEEEIPKLALTTIVPTEPEPKIVPIGSSAVLGAKIDESFEAVQNTSVEIPRPTLSINEKPEVLPQASKIDHIVSSPSKLLGIFYLMLIFLLFITLLFVLHIDHKRRAHNILSIIILFLIIVISYYGYQTLMLSKIQILDSQVTDTQKA; from the coding sequence ATGAAGCGGCTCACTAAGAAACTGATAATACCGCACGAAGGGAATAATTTTCATCCCTACCTTCTGCGCGCGAGTGGTATCTTTGCTTTCTTGTTACTCATCGTCGGTTCTTTTGTCACCTCCACTCTGTATTTTAAAGTTCTCCAAAAAAATAACTTTCTCGCCGCTATCTTGCCTTCAATCCTCATTGATCTTGCCAACTCAGACAGAACCACGCTTGCCTTAAACACTCTTACCGTTAGCCCAACCCTTGAGCAAGCGGCGCAAATGAAAGCCGACGATATGGCTCAAAAAAGCTACTTCGCTCACACCAGCCCCGAAGGATTGAATCCTTGGTATTGGTTTTCCAAAGCCGGATACTCGTTTGCTTTTGCAGGAGAAAATCTCGCCATTAAATTTGATGACTCGGACACGGTCAACACCGCGTGGATGAACTCCCCATCGCACCGCGCCAACATTTTAAATGAGCATTTTACTGAAATTGGTGTCGCTACCTCACGTGGCGTGTATGAAGGACAAGAAACAATCTTTGTGGTTCAAATGTTTGGCAACCCTTCGCCAAAACCCGCCACTACAACTCCACAAAATCTAGCCACCACAACTGAGCAACATGGGGCAACAACAACCACTGCTCTGGAAGAGGAAATTCCTAAACTTGCCCTCACTACTATTGTCCCAACAGAACCTGAACCAAAAATCGTACCGATAGGCTCAAGTGCCGTGTTAGGCGCCAAAATCGATGAAAGTTTTGAAGCAGTCCAAAACACTTCCGTGGAAATCCCAAGGCCCACCCTTTCCATAAACGAAAAACCTGAAGTCCTTCCGCAAGCATCGAAAATCGACCACATCGTCTCGAGCCCAAGTAAACTTTTGGGAATTTTCTATCTCATGCTCATTTTCCTGCTCTTTATAACGTTACTATTCGTACTTCACATCGATCACAAACGACGCGCGCATAATATACTCTCGATTATAATTTTGTTTTTAATTATTGTTATTTCCTACTACGGCTACCAAACTCTCATGCTTTCAAAAATCCAAATTTTGGATTCTCAAGTGACGGATACTCAAAAAGCCTAG
- a CDS encoding phosphatase PAP2 family protein: MEHVDTTIFFWFNSVIGRSAFVDQILIFFANYLAYVLGAAFMLFVIFQTATQKERISILLSTIVTELIGMEIFLKIINVLYERPRPFITLTEARQLFTEVGPSFPSGHATFFFGLSAVLFQYNRKIGIIFFIASTVMVIARVMSGVHYPSDIIAGALLGSTVGLTIPLVVNRFSFKLMNRIYKN; the protein is encoded by the coding sequence ATGGAGCACGTGGACACCACAATTTTCTTCTGGTTCAATAGTGTTATTGGGCGATCGGCCTTCGTTGATCAGATACTCATCTTTTTTGCTAACTACCTTGCGTATGTTTTAGGCGCCGCCTTTATGCTTTTTGTTATCTTTCAAACGGCAACTCAAAAAGAAAGAATTTCAATACTGCTGTCGACGATTGTCACTGAACTTATCGGGATGGAAATTTTCTTAAAAATAATCAACGTTTTGTACGAGAGGCCACGACCCTTTATTACCCTGACTGAAGCCCGTCAACTATTTACAGAAGTAGGACCCTCCTTCCCATCGGGTCATGCCACTTTTTTCTTTGGATTGTCAGCGGTGCTTTTCCAATACAACAGAAAAATCGGCATCATATTTTTTATAGCAAGCACAGTCATGGTCATTGCGCGAGTGATGAGTGGAGTTCATTATCCATCTGATATTATTGCAGGAGCGCTTTTAGGATCGACTGTAGGTCTCACAATACCTCTCGTAGTCAATCGCTTTAGTTTTAAATTAATGAATAGGATTTACAAAAATTAA
- a CDS encoding disulfide bond formation protein B, whose product MFSPDFVNLILGSATLLGQVIIVVVIFCLLTGTGKSIVDFFTKRALWMMFLVALVATSGSLTYSEILGYEPCYLCWFQRIFMYPQTILFGLALYKKDNKIFDYGLALSGVGILYSIYHYLLQWGFVPELSCSVVGVSCAKQFVTVFGYITIPLMALTAFALIILHGYLAKRAVQN is encoded by the coding sequence ATGTTTTCTCCCGATTTTGTAAATTTAATTTTGGGTTCGGCTACCCTTTTAGGGCAGGTGATTATCGTGGTTGTTATTTTTTGTCTTCTTACCGGAACGGGAAAATCAATTGTTGATTTTTTTACCAAGCGCGCCTTATGGATGATGTTTTTAGTTGCCCTTGTTGCGACTTCAGGAAGTCTGACCTATTCTGAGATTTTGGGCTACGAGCCGTGCTATCTGTGTTGGTTCCAAAGAATTTTTATGTATCCACAAACTATTCTTTTTGGTCTAGCACTGTACAAGAAAGACAATAAAATTTTTGATTACGGTTTGGCACTTTCGGGTGTTGGAATTTTGTATTCGATCTATCATTATTTGCTCCAGTGGGGATTTGTGCCAGAACTTTCTTGCAGTGTCGTTGGCGTTTCTTGCGCCAAACAATTTGTCACGGTCTTTGGGTACATTACAATTCCCTTGATGGCTTTGACTGCGTTCGCTTTAATTATTTTGCACGGCTATCTCGCTAAGAGAGCGGTTCAGAATTAA
- a CDS encoding Gmad2 immunoglobulin-like domain-containing protein gives MQNKNIIISILVLLALALGFFLFFKKADAPGVSEIKSFADCAKAGYPVMESYPRQCKTPDGRTFAEEIMPKITYANASADLITVETPTPGAVTGKTFSVIGKARGTWFFEASFPVELRDKDGNILIQTPAQAQSDWMTTEFVPFKVDLKVPESYIGPATLVLKKDNPSGLPEHEAFILFPITIEY, from the coding sequence ATGCAAAACAAAAACATCATCATTTCTATTTTGGTCTTGCTCGCGCTCGCACTCGGTTTCTTTTTGTTCTTCAAAAAAGCAGATGCGCCAGGCGTTAGCGAAATAAAATCTTTCGCGGACTGTGCTAAGGCTGGATATCCAGTAATGGAAAGTTACCCGCGTCAGTGTAAAACTCCAGATGGACGAACTTTTGCTGAAGAAATTATGCCAAAAATTACCTATGCCAACGCTTCTGCGGATTTGATTACGGTGGAGACACCAACTCCTGGCGCAGTGACGGGGAAAACTTTTTCGGTTATTGGTAAAGCTCGTGGCACTTGGTTTTTCGAGGCCTCGTTTCCCGTCGAGTTGAGAGACAAAGATGGCAACATACTTATTCAAACGCCAGCCCAAGCTCAAAGTGATTGGATGACCACTGAATTTGTGCCGTTTAAAGTAGATTTGAAAGTGCCAGAGTCATACATCGGGCCGGCCACTCTCGTTCTTAAGAAAGACAATCCTTCCGGTTTGCCGGAGCATGAGGCGTTTATCCTTTTTCCTATAACGATCGAGTATTAA
- a CDS encoding DUF6496 domain-containing protein, translating into MPKYGPKAQKKISKVMHEFGEGTLKSGNSDKKVTSQKQAVAIAISEARREGDKVPKPKKKS; encoded by the coding sequence ATGCCAAAATACGGACCAAAAGCTCAAAAGAAAATAAGCAAAGTAATGCATGAATTTGGTGAGGGCACATTGAAAAGTGGTAATTCCGACAAAAAAGTGACCAGCCAAAAGCAGGCTGTGGCAATCGCCATTTCAGAAGCTCGTCGGGAAGGAGATAAAGTGCCAAAACCGAAGAAAAAAAGCTAA
- a CDS encoding peptidoglycan-binding domain-containing protein, with protein MKKFYASLFASFIFLTLPVFSIHADTPSVVSFSAPTSLGSGQVGDFTWTINGGGHSIIFFCPQGVTLRYASTNQSFPCDTATSISGAASEGVSLNVINVSGSGKILTVRLTPKDASAVNFDAGAREVSLYVNPSAESIGNFYTTATTTISGAATNFYWTSPYLGGVNFKIGCNSFIVATSSSYNNGATVPCGQVIFPTDLPGSGSMSMLFKNSSQENLPLEVTILPAMSPGVYDGGRSKSIQLSVTSDAQKAISLSTFSVSRQKIFSGDSVAFNWSFVNGSGANIKISCAAALTYTLISTTTSTTLPCNEFLATTTSFGATASTSIFFFNSEPSDQAAIVSIFPQLKDGTYTGSNAASVKITVQPIPKSGTISPVTTTTSTIVTTPTISTPVITNVTTGGKNIFKRALDVGSRGADVTALQTFFAKDKIIYPEGSITGYFGPATKRAVGRFQIKFAIIKTSSDPSYGFVGPKTRALLNSQQ; from the coding sequence ATGAAAAAATTTTACGCCAGTTTGTTTGCGAGTTTCATTTTCCTTACACTCCCCGTTTTTTCAATTCATGCAGACACTCCTTCCGTAGTTTCTTTCAGCGCGCCAACCAGTTTAGGATCCGGACAAGTCGGAGACTTTACCTGGACTATAAACGGCGGAGGACACTCAATCATCTTTTTTTGCCCACAAGGAGTGACGTTGCGATACGCTTCTACCAATCAATCATTTCCCTGTGATACCGCCACATCGATAAGCGGTGCCGCATCCGAAGGTGTGTCACTAAATGTTATAAACGTCAGTGGCAGTGGAAAAATTTTAACTGTGCGACTAACGCCCAAAGATGCCAGCGCGGTGAATTTTGATGCCGGAGCAAGAGAGGTTTCGCTCTATGTTAATCCTTCAGCAGAATCGATTGGAAACTTTTACACCACCGCAACCACCACGATTTCTGGAGCGGCCACCAATTTTTATTGGACATCTCCCTATCTCGGTGGTGTCAATTTTAAAATTGGTTGTAATAGTTTTATTGTTGCCACTTCGTCGTCCTACAATAACGGCGCTACTGTTCCTTGTGGTCAGGTTATTTTTCCAACCGACCTGCCGGGCTCAGGGTCTATGTCAATGTTGTTTAAAAATTCATCACAAGAAAATCTTCCGCTTGAAGTTACCATTCTGCCAGCGATGTCACCGGGGGTCTACGATGGTGGCCGATCAAAAAGTATTCAATTGTCGGTCACCTCTGACGCTCAAAAAGCAATTTCTCTCTCCACTTTTTCTGTTTCGCGTCAAAAAATATTTTCCGGTGACTCTGTGGCCTTCAACTGGTCATTTGTTAACGGCTCGGGCGCTAATATAAAAATTTCCTGCGCGGCCGCTTTAACCTACACCTTGATTTCAACGACAACAAGCACAACACTGCCATGCAATGAATTTCTGGCAACAACCACTTCGTTCGGTGCGACCGCCTCGACTTCCATTTTTTTCTTTAATTCAGAACCGAGCGATCAAGCCGCAATCGTTTCAATCTTTCCACAACTGAAAGACGGAACCTACACTGGCAGTAATGCGGCAAGTGTCAAAATTACAGTACAACCAATTCCAAAATCTGGCACAATTTCTCCTGTGACAACAACCACTTCAACGATAGTAACCACACCTACAATTTCAACTCCTGTAATCACAAACGTAACAACCGGCGGTAAAAATATTTTCAAGCGAGCACTTGATGTTGGTTCACGCGGCGCAGACGTTACGGCACTTCAAACCTTTTTCGCCAAAGACAAAATAATCTACCCTGAAGGCTCGATCACCGGCTACTTCGGCCCGGCGACCAAGCGGGCTGTTGGAAGATTTCAAATTAAATTCGCCATCATTAAAACTAGCTCCGACCCTTCGTACGGTTTTGTCGGCCCTAAAACCCGAGCTCTTTTAAATTCTCAACAGTAG
- a CDS encoding adenylyltransferase/cytidyltransferase family protein, which yields MSSQSKKVLVFGVFDILHDGHRYFLESAKALGDKLFVVLAPDEAVLDLKKNHPHNPLALRMKNLETEKIADHIFEGDSKSGSWNIFTELIPDIIALGYDQEPLGKALETFLAQTKHNVKLVRLFPHNDETLHSSSLRKNLKKI from the coding sequence ATGTCCAGTCAGTCTAAAAAAGTCTTAGTGTTCGGGGTTTTCGATATCCTGCACGATGGCCACAGGTATTTTTTAGAAAGCGCTAAAGCCTTAGGTGATAAGCTTTTTGTAGTACTAGCGCCAGATGAAGCAGTGCTCGATCTCAAAAAAAATCATCCGCACAATCCCCTCGCACTGCGCATGAAAAATTTAGAGACGGAAAAAATTGCCGATCACATATTTGAGGGAGATAGCAAAAGTGGCAGTTGGAATATTTTTACTGAACTCATTCCAGATATCATAGCGCTTGGCTACGATCAAGAACCTCTCGGAAAGGCTTTGGAAACTTTTCTCGCGCAAACAAAACACAACGTAAAACTGGTACGCCTATTCCCGCACAATGACGAAACGCTTCACTCAAGCTCACTCCGCAAAAATTTGAAAAAAATATAG
- the typA gene encoding translational GTPase TypA, giving the protein MEIRNIAIIAHVDHGKTTLTDALMRQTGMVKEDSASMDSNALEQERGITIYAKNASLYYKDTKINIVDTPGHADFGSEVERVLRSIDTVLLLVDAQEGPMPQTRFVLKKSLELGLKPIVIINKIDKPAARITEVNDEILELFMELGATDAQLDFKVVYAIGRQGIAKIKITDESKNLNPLLDLILAEVPAADRNSTAKLRMQPFNLAYDNFLGRLAIGRIYEGTIKQGSTVYIKKPAGGEMVSGKITKLFSFEGVTRKEVSEAGAGDIVMIAGLPSIYIGDTVTDSVDVIALPAIAVDEPTISLNFLVNDSPLAGREGKLVTTRQIRARLEKELEVNVGLKVDFSNGDTYKVYGRGELHISILLEYMRREGFELQVSQPQVIIKELDGVKVEPFEEAVVDVRTENASSVIQKLTRRKGILMEHKEHENIARLIFQIPTRGLLGYRGEFVIDTKGEGLLSSRFIGFKPYVGVIEKHSFGSMISMETGTALAYSIWNLQERGIIYIDPATPVYEGMIIGNVTKGEDMDVNPTKNKQLTNVRMSGNDDAILIIPPMRLTIERGMEIMQGDEYLEITPKSVRLRKQHLKKGDRNKANKKAE; this is encoded by the coding sequence ATGGAGATTCGAAACATAGCAATCATAGCCCACGTGGATCACGGCAAAACCACACTGACTGATGCCTTAATGCGCCAAACCGGCATGGTCAAGGAGGACAGCGCCAGTATGGACTCAAACGCTCTCGAACAAGAGCGCGGCATTACCATTTATGCTAAAAATGCGTCTCTCTATTATAAGGACACCAAAATCAACATCGTTGACACTCCGGGCCACGCCGACTTCGGTTCAGAGGTAGAACGCGTGCTTCGTTCAATCGACACCGTGCTTCTGCTCGTTGACGCTCAAGAAGGCCCGATGCCTCAAACTCGTTTCGTACTTAAAAAATCTTTGGAATTGGGATTGAAACCGATCGTCATCATCAACAAGATCGACAAGCCAGCCGCTCGAATTACTGAAGTTAACGATGAAATTTTGGAACTCTTTATGGAACTCGGTGCGACCGACGCCCAGCTTGATTTCAAAGTGGTTTACGCTATCGGCCGACAAGGTATTGCTAAAATAAAAATTACAGACGAATCAAAAAATCTTAATCCTCTTCTCGATTTGATTCTTGCTGAAGTGCCCGCCGCTGACAGAAATTCCACAGCGAAGCTCCGGATGCAGCCTTTCAACCTTGCATACGATAATTTTCTCGGACGATTAGCAATTGGACGAATTTACGAGGGCACAATTAAACAAGGTTCAACTGTCTACATCAAGAAGCCGGCAGGAGGCGAGATGGTCTCTGGTAAAATTACTAAGCTCTTTAGCTTTGAAGGTGTCACTCGAAAAGAAGTTTCTGAGGCAGGAGCTGGAGACATTGTGATGATTGCCGGTCTGCCTAGTATTTACATTGGAGATACTGTGACAGACTCAGTTGATGTTATTGCCCTACCCGCTATTGCAGTTGACGAGCCAACCATTTCCTTGAACTTCCTGGTTAACGATTCCCCACTTGCCGGCCGCGAAGGAAAATTGGTAACCACACGACAAATCCGCGCTCGACTTGAAAAGGAACTTGAAGTCAACGTGGGTCTTAAGGTTGATTTTTCAAACGGCGATACTTACAAAGTCTATGGCCGAGGCGAACTACACATTTCCATTCTTCTTGAATACATGCGCCGCGAAGGTTTTGAATTACAAGTTTCTCAACCGCAAGTTATTATCAAAGAACTTGATGGCGTGAAGGTTGAACCTTTCGAAGAAGCGGTTGTTGATGTGCGAACTGAAAATGCTAGCTCGGTCATTCAGAAATTAACTCGCCGAAAAGGTATTTTGATGGAACACAAGGAGCACGAAAATATTGCACGACTAATCTTTCAAATTCCAACTCGTGGCCTTCTGGGTTACCGCGGAGAATTTGTGATTGATACTAAAGGTGAAGGTTTGCTTTCATCGCGATTTATCGGATTCAAACCATACGTCGGCGTGATTGAGAAACACAGTTTCGGTTCGATGATTTCCATGGAAACAGGCACCGCACTTGCCTATTCGATTTGGAATTTACAAGAACGTGGCATTATCTATATTGATCCTGCGACACCCGTATATGAAGGAATGATTATTGGAAACGTGACCAAGGGTGAAGACATGGATGTAAACCCAACCAAGAACAAACAGCTGACAAACGTTCGTATGTCGGGCAATGACGACGCAATCCTCATTATTCCACCTATGCGACTTACGATCGAACGCGGAATGGAAATTATGCAAGGCGATGAGTATTTGGAAATTACACCCAAATCCGTCCGCCTCAGAAAACAACATCTTAAAAAAGGAGATCGCAATAAGGCGAATAAGAAAGCGGAGTAG
- a CDS encoding RNA polymerase sigma factor, whose amino-acid sequence MDLLNDTVQNTEVANVSDEAILALSVSNPDKFSILVDRYQEAFIRKAGQIIRNDPDMVKDIVQDAFVKIYLNASKFKVQEGASFKSWGYKILINTCFTKYKKIKGDNVYLRDLDPEIAELVPSKDEINSFEQKLDTDYVLSLISKLPVILGRVLRLYSVEGKSQKDIAQMEGISLGAVRARIHRAKKEIKKVVDFSPGENDAS is encoded by the coding sequence ATGGACCTACTAAACGATACCGTTCAAAATACAGAAGTAGCGAATGTTAGTGACGAGGCTATTTTAGCCCTGTCTGTTTCAAACCCTGACAAGTTTTCTATACTAGTAGATCGCTACCAAGAAGCTTTCATCCGGAAGGCCGGCCAAATAATCAGAAACGATCCTGACATGGTCAAAGACATCGTTCAGGATGCCTTTGTGAAAATATATTTAAATGCCAGCAAGTTTAAGGTCCAGGAAGGAGCTTCTTTTAAATCCTGGGGATACAAAATTCTCATCAATACCTGTTTTACGAAATACAAAAAAATTAAAGGTGATAACGTCTACTTACGCGATCTGGATCCTGAGATTGCCGAGCTTGTGCCATCTAAAGACGAAATCAATTCTTTTGAACAAAAACTCGACACCGATTACGTTTTATCCCTCATTTCCAAGTTGCCTGTAATTTTAGGGCGAGTCTTGCGGTTGTACTCTGTTGAAGGCAAATCGCAAAAGGATATTGCTCAAATGGAGGGGATTTCGTTGGGTGCGGTACGGGCTCGAATCCATCGTGCCAAAAAGGAGATTAAAAAAGTTGTTGATTTTTCTCCGGGTGAAAACGATGCATCCTAA